One Primulina huaijiensis isolate GDHJ02 chromosome 5, ASM1229523v2, whole genome shotgun sequence DNA segment encodes these proteins:
- the LOC140976359 gene encoding DNA repair protein XRCC3 homolog, which translates to MKPEDLLRHPLSTDNPKLTLGCPLLDRLLHGGIPCSSITEIVAESGTGKTQLCLQLLLAAQLVISRGGLSASSLYLHSEFPFPIRRLHQLSAHFRPHFAHNPLERIFVQPLQSADHLLDLLPRLEFLIPRLNIKLIVVDSIAALFRGEFNNTPVELKRRSNLFFKISSKLKWYAWKFGMAVVVTNQVADVMKSSDNVRIGNSSILHSSGRKVCPALGLSWANCVNTRLFLWREYERVGEEGRSFDDTKTRRFAAVVFAPHLPDSSSEFVIRREGVFGVDK; encoded by the coding sequence ATGAAACCAGAAGACCTCCTCCGCCACCCTCTCTCCACCGACAACCCAAAGCTCACACTAGGTTGCCCACTACTCGACCGTCTTCTCCACGGTGGCATTCCCTGCAGCTCAATCACCGAAATTGTCGCCGAAAGCGGCACCGGGAAAACCCAACTCTGCCTCCAGCTGCTCCTCGCTGCGCAACTTGTCATCTCACGCGGAGGTCTCTCCGCCTCATCCCTCTACCTCCACTCAGAATTCCCCTTCCCCATCCGCCGCCTCCACCAATTATCAGCACATTTTCGACCCCATTTTGCTCACAACCCTTTGGAACGCATTTTCGTTCAACCCCTTCAGTCTGCAGACCACCTGCTCGACCTTTTGCCTCGCTTAGAGTTTTTGATACCGAGATTGAACATTAAGCTTATTGTTGTTGATTCAATCGCTGCTTTGTTCCGTGGGGAGTTCAATAACACCCCAGTTGAGTTGAAGCGACGATCAAACTTATTCTTCAAGATATCTTCAAAATTGAAATGGTATGCCTGGAAATTTGGTATGGCTGTTGTGGTGACCAACCAAGTGGCGGATGTGATGAAGTCCTCGGATAACGTGAGGATTGGGAATTCGAGCATTTTGCACTCGTCGGGAAGGAAGGTTTGCCCTGCTTTGGGATTGTCGTGGGCCAATTGCGTGAATACAAGGTTATTCTTGTGGAGGGAATACGAAAGGGTTGGCGAGGAAGGTAGAAGTTTTGATGATACCAAGACGAGGAGGTTCGCTGCTGTAGTTTTTGCTCCCCATTTACCCGATTCTTCTTCTGAGTTCGTAATTAGACGAGAAGGGGTTTTTGGGGTTGATAAATGA
- the LOC140976358 gene encoding uncharacterized protein → MSCLAVSLQPTNGPDILLQTREWFPPSRALTALSFFRQTRISFAKNLQQSTADTPFDSIGDDPLTASSGQVIVGVETRYRVVYRLVNSIYVLAVTTIDDSNNNVFDCINIVNQAVSVVVTACRGVDVTPEKLGKKYAEVYMALDIVLRGVSSIRLATMLASMHGDGIAKMVHSAIHTESKIRGADSWVNVESSSLDHEAGVESFSLVSFELPSETLVAGDEVATATLGFFHQGEEKELNKVEESEGEKDPFAASERLNKPEEMLMEGFKKDKELGVSDVSKALAGLEVTSLPPAAATESTHIGVEGFEGNYGGIEFGNDGSTLPEDFEGINDAWGGGLDASEFVGPKKIKKDMGLGGLELLATSEPPVVGAGKSDGAGDKIEDILVKKTEMRGPEMYIVEEVNAEFRESLLARVGLMGVVYLRTMPLISSTDDKETEFSFKVEGTEGVKRLVMQSSRVSSLGNGLFFVRTPSSKEPLPIMKYSLQPRLTPLPIRVRLVKRLVGTLLSIMIQYVSNPELPAPLTDVAIVLKLPVDPTLLKVSPKAVMNRSDRELKWLIDEIPLKGKPGRLRVRMPVDIGEDDDGSDLEIVGYVKFSAQEYRSLSGVSLKPASEGKTGFYEVEHRYASGVYICN, encoded by the coding sequence ATGTCGTGCTTGGCAGTTTCCCTTCAACCCACAAATGGACCCGATATCCTACTCCAAACTCGCGAGTGGTTCCCCCCTTCCCGCGCTCTGACAGCCCTCTCCTTCTTCCGCCAAACACGCATCTCGTTCGCCAAGAATCTGCAACAATCCACTGCCGATACCCCTTTTGATTCCATTGGCGATGATCCTTTGACGGCGTCCTCCGGTCAGGTTATTGTCGGGGTTGAAACTCGCTACCGTGTCGTGTACCGCCTCGTCAACTCCATTTACGTTCTTGCTGTGACTACTATTGATGATTCTAATAATAATGTTTTCGATTGTATTAATATTGTTAATCAAGCTGTTTCAGTTGTGGTTACAGCATGTCGTGGTGTGGATGTTACCCCAGAGAAATTGGGGAAGAAATACGCTGAGGTTTACATGGCATTAGATATAGTTTTGAGGGGTGTTAGTAGCATTAGGCTTGCCACTATGCTGGCATCGATGCACGGTGATGGCATCGCAAAAATGGTGCATTCTGCTATTCATACTGAGAGTAAGATTCGTGGGGCAGATAGTTGGGTTAATGTGGAGTCCAGTTCGCTGGATCATGAAGCCGGAGTGGAGTCCTTTTCACTGGTGTCTTTTGAATTACCTTCGGAGACATTAGTGGCAGGAGACGAGGTGGCTACGGCAACTTTAGGGTTTTTCCATCAGGGTGAGGAGAAGGAGTTGAATAAGGTTGAGGAGAGTGAAGGAGAAAAGGATCCTTTTGCGGCTAGCGAGAGGTTAAATAAGCCAGAAGAAATGCTGATGGAAGGGTTTAAAAAGGATAAAGAATTGGGTGTTTCGGATGTGAGTAAGGCTCTTGCAGGACTTGAGGTGACTTCATTGCCTCCTGCCGCGGCCACCGAGTCGACACACATAGGTGTGGAAGGATTCGAAGGGAATTATGGTGGAATCGAGTTTGGGAATGATGGATCAACTTTGCCAGAAGATTTTGAGGGTATTAATGATGCTTGGGGTGGTGGATTGGATGCATCAGAGTTTGTTGGCCCGAAGAAAATCAAGAAGGATATGGGTCTTGGTGGCTTGGAATTGCTGGCGACTAGCGAGCCTCCGGTTGTTGGTGCAGGTAAAAGTGACGGTGCTGGGGATAAGATCGAAGATATATTGGTGAAGAAGACTGAAATGAGGGGCCCGGAAATGTATATAGTGGAAGAAGTAAATGCTGAGTTTAGGGAATCACTTCTTGCTAGAGTTGGGTTGATGGGCGTGGTGTACCTGAGGACAATGCCACTGATATCTTCTACAGATGATAAAGAAACCGAGTTCTCTTTTAAGGTTGAAGGTACAGAAGGTGTAAAGAGATTAGTAATGCAAAGCTCTAGGGTTAGCAGCCTCGGTAATGGCTTGTTTTTTGTGAGGACTCCATCCTCGAAGGAACCTCTACCCATTATGAAGTACAGTTTGCAGCCCCGCTTGACTCCTTTGCCTATAAGGGTTAGACTTGTCAAACGCCTTGTTGGGACTTTACTCTCGATCATGATACAGTACGTGTCAAATCCAGAATTGCCAGCACCCTTGACAGACGTTGCAATCGTTTTGAAATTGCCTGTAGACCCAACTCTGTTAAAAGTGTCGCCAAAAGCAGTGATGAACAGGTCTGATAGAGAATTGAAATGGCTTATTGATGAGATTCCATTGAAGGGTAAGCCTGGCAGGCTGCGGGTGAGAATGCCTGTGGATATTGGCGAGGATGATGATGGATCAGATCTTGAGATAGTCGGTTACGTCAAGTTTTCCGCCCAAGAATATAGATCTTTGTCTGGGGTTTCTTTAAAACCTGCTTCTGAGGGAAAAACTGGCTTCTACGAGGTTGAGCACAGGTATGCAAGTGGCGTTTATATTTGCAATTAA